Proteins co-encoded in one Microcella sp. genomic window:
- a CDS encoding NUDIX domain-containing protein — MTHDPLSSTPPPLPTGAARDPGDAWVEGPNGQRYWGRFGAAGLLAWHPEAGILLQHRAVWSHHGGTWGLPGGARKQHESAHDAALREAYEEAGVPADDVTPLFESELDLGFWSYTTVAVKVERLFAPIVADAESVALRWVPIDEVDALPLHPGFSNSWPALKARLVTG; from the coding sequence ATGACGCACGATCCGCTCTCGAGCACCCCGCCGCCGCTGCCTACCGGCGCCGCGCGCGACCCGGGCGACGCGTGGGTCGAGGGCCCGAACGGGCAGCGCTACTGGGGCCGCTTCGGCGCGGCGGGCCTGCTGGCGTGGCACCCCGAGGCGGGCATCCTGCTGCAGCATCGCGCCGTCTGGTCGCACCACGGCGGCACGTGGGGGCTGCCCGGCGGTGCCCGCAAGCAGCACGAGTCGGCGCACGATGCCGCCCTGCGTGAGGCCTACGAAGAGGCTGGCGTGCCCGCTGACGACGTCACGCCGCTGTTCGAGAGCGAGCTCGATCTGGGCTTCTGGTCGTACACGACCGTCGCCGTGAAGGTCGAGCGGCTGTTCGCCCCGATCGTTGCCGATGCCGAAAGCGTCGCGCTGCGCTGGGTGCCGATCGACGAAGTGGATGCTCTGCCCCTGCACCCCGGATTCTCGAACTCGTGGCCTGCGCTGAAGGCGAGGCTCGTGACAGGCTAG
- a CDS encoding YqjF family protein: MPAAPDRPALDPYAPPLPGRAVIRQRWSDFVFLHWRVAPEVVAPFLPAGTRPDVFDGSAWVGLIPFVLSDHAFLPLPPVPGLGTFIEINVRTYSIDEAGRRGVVFRSLDAEQLPSVLAARALFGLPYEWMHAGKRISDDTVEYRSRRRTGSRPTTRIHARVGTEPVDSKISRFLTARWGFHERHLGRTIYARNTHEPWSLVGAELQHLDDQLLAAAGFPDLAARAPDSVLATPAGHPGVMTEFAAARRV, from the coding sequence ATGCCCGCAGCGCCCGACCGACCCGCGCTTGACCCGTACGCTCCCCCGCTGCCGGGCCGCGCGGTGATTCGCCAGCGCTGGAGCGACTTCGTGTTTCTGCACTGGCGCGTCGCCCCCGAGGTCGTCGCACCGTTCCTGCCGGCCGGCACTCGCCCCGACGTCTTCGACGGCAGCGCGTGGGTCGGGCTCATTCCGTTCGTGTTGAGCGACCACGCCTTTCTGCCGCTGCCACCCGTGCCAGGCCTCGGCACGTTCATCGAGATCAACGTGCGCACGTACTCGATCGACGAGGCCGGGCGCCGCGGCGTGGTCTTTCGCTCTCTCGACGCGGAACAACTGCCGTCGGTGCTCGCGGCCCGCGCACTCTTCGGGCTTCCGTATGAGTGGATGCACGCCGGCAAGCGAATCTCCGACGACACTGTCGAGTACCGCTCGCGCCGCCGCACGGGCTCTCGTCCGACCACGCGCATCCACGCCAGGGTCGGCACCGAGCCCGTCGATTCCAAGATCAGCCGCTTTCTCACCGCCCGCTGGGGGTTTCACGAACGGCACCTCGGGCGCACGATCTACGCGCGCAACACGCACGAGCCGTGGAGTCTTGTCGGCGCCGAGCTGCAGCACCTCGACGACCAGCTGCTCGCGGCCGCCGGATTTCCCGACCTCGCTGCGCGCGCACCCGACTCAGTACTGGCGACGCCGGCCGGGCATCCCGGAGTGATGACCGAGTTTGCGGCGGCGCGACGGGTCTAG
- the der gene encoding ribosome biogenesis GTPase Der, translating into MTENPVHPETTGDAEFVEPEFEGAEAAEAVAARLAELDDDLASKRADALRAGLVDYDLDDDDLELLEGAELGVDGIITMPALPVLAIVGRPNVGKSALVNRIIGRREAVVEDTPGVTRDRVTYKAEWNTRRFTLVDTGGWEPDAKGINASVAAQAEVAVELADAVLFVVDAITGVTATDEFVVSMLRRSNKPVIVAGNKVDDARQEAEAASLWALGLGQPWPVSALHGRGVADLLDHVLTVLPEVSAVAKQEFGGPRRVALLGRPNVGKSSLLNKAAREERVVVNELAGTTRDPIDEQIELGGKVWRFVDTAGIRRRVHLQQGADFYASLRTAAALEKAEVAVVLIDVTEPLSEQDVRIIDLVLESGRALVLAFNKWDLLDDERRRYLEREIEQDLHHVAWAPRVNISARTGRHLEKLVPALEVALESWDTRIATGKLNAFVAELTAAHPHPVRSGKQPRILFATQASTRPPTFVLFTTGFLDPQYRRFITRRLREVWGFEGTPIQVNMRVREKRQR; encoded by the coding sequence ATGACTGAGAACCCTGTTCACCCTGAGACCACTGGCGACGCCGAGTTCGTCGAGCCCGAGTTCGAAGGCGCCGAGGCGGCCGAGGCCGTCGCCGCGCGACTCGCCGAGCTCGACGACGACCTGGCATCGAAGCGGGCGGATGCTCTGCGCGCCGGCCTCGTCGACTACGACCTCGACGACGACGACCTTGAGCTGCTCGAAGGCGCCGAGCTCGGCGTCGACGGCATCATCACGATGCCGGCCCTGCCGGTGCTCGCGATCGTCGGCCGCCCCAACGTCGGCAAGAGCGCGCTCGTCAACCGCATCATCGGCCGTCGTGAGGCTGTCGTCGAAGACACTCCGGGTGTGACCCGCGACCGCGTGACCTACAAGGCCGAGTGGAACACCCGCCGCTTCACCCTCGTCGACACCGGCGGCTGGGAGCCCGACGCGAAGGGCATCAACGCCTCAGTCGCCGCACAGGCCGAGGTCGCGGTCGAGCTTGCCGACGCCGTGCTGTTCGTCGTCGACGCCATCACGGGTGTCACGGCGACCGACGAGTTCGTCGTGTCGATGCTGCGGCGCTCGAACAAGCCGGTCATCGTCGCTGGCAACAAGGTCGACGACGCGCGGCAAGAGGCCGAGGCCGCATCACTGTGGGCGCTCGGGCTAGGTCAACCGTGGCCCGTGTCGGCCCTGCACGGCCGCGGCGTCGCCGACCTGCTCGACCACGTGCTCACCGTGCTGCCCGAGGTCTCGGCCGTGGCGAAGCAGGAGTTCGGCGGCCCGCGCCGTGTGGCCTTGCTCGGCCGCCCGAACGTCGGCAAGTCGAGCCTGCTCAACAAGGCGGCGCGCGAAGAGCGCGTTGTCGTCAACGAGCTCGCCGGCACCACGCGCGACCCCATCGACGAGCAGATCGAGCTTGGCGGCAAGGTGTGGCGCTTCGTCGACACGGCCGGTATTCGTCGCCGCGTGCACCTGCAGCAGGGCGCCGACTTCTACGCCTCGCTGCGCACGGCGGCCGCTCTCGAGAAGGCGGAGGTCGCGGTCGTGCTCATCGACGTGACCGAGCCGCTCAGCGAGCAGGATGTGCGCATCATTGATCTGGTGCTCGAGTCGGGTCGAGCGCTGGTCTTGGCGTTCAATAAGTGGGATCTGCTCGATGACGAGCGCCGCCGCTACCTCGAGCGCGAGATCGAGCAAGACCTGCACCACGTGGCGTGGGCGCCGCGGGTCAACATCTCGGCGCGCACGGGTCGTCACCTCGAGAAGCTCGTGCCGGCCCTCGAGGTCGCGCTCGAGTCGTGGGATACCCGCATCGCGACCGGCAAGCTCAACGCGTTCGTCGCCGAGCTGACGGCCGCGCATCCGCACCCGGTGCGCAGCGGCAAGCAGCCGCGCATTCTGTTCGCGACGCAGGCCTCGACGCGTCCGCCGACGTTCGTGCTCTTCACGACCGGGTTCCTCGACCCCCAGTACCGCCGCTTCATCACGCGGCGACTGCGCGAGGTCTGGGGCTTTGAGGGCACCCCGATTCAGGTGAACATGCGAGTGCGAGAGAAGCGCCAGCGCTAG
- the cmk gene encoding (d)CMP kinase, translating to MSDIIVAVDGPAGSGKSSVSREAARRLDFGYLDTGAAYRALAWHCLDEGVDLDDSVAVAAQVADFDYATGLNPDRYFVRVGGEDITTDIREPRVSAAVSAVARVPEVRSALTAMFRELAAEHPSAGVIIEGRDITTVVAPEAAVRVLLTASPEARIARRSAELSAVSTEATAQQLASRDAQDSRVVDFMNAAEGVTTLDSTDLDFEQTVDALITIVRAGA from the coding sequence ATGAGCGACATCATCGTGGCCGTCGACGGCCCCGCCGGCAGCGGCAAGTCGAGCGTGAGCCGCGAGGCCGCCCGACGCCTCGACTTCGGCTACCTCGACACGGGGGCGGCCTATCGGGCGCTCGCCTGGCACTGCCTCGACGAAGGCGTCGACCTCGACGACTCGGTGGCCGTCGCCGCGCAGGTCGCCGACTTCGACTACGCGACGGGCCTGAACCCCGACCGCTACTTCGTGCGCGTCGGAGGCGAAGACATCACGACCGACATTCGTGAGCCCCGAGTGAGCGCTGCCGTGAGCGCGGTCGCGCGGGTGCCGGAGGTGCGGAGCGCGCTGACGGCGATGTTCCGCGAGCTGGCGGCAGAGCATCCGTCGGCGGGCGTCATCATCGAGGGCCGCGACATCACGACGGTCGTCGCGCCCGAGGCTGCCGTGCGTGTACTGCTGACGGCCTCGCCAGAGGCTAGAATAGCGAGAAGGTCGGCCGAGCTGAGCGCCGTGTCGACCGAGGCGACCGCGCAGCAGCTGGCCTCGCGGGATGCCCAAGACTCTCGCGTGGTCGACTTCATGAACGCCGCTGAGGGAGTCACCACTCTCGATTCCACCGACCTCGACTTCGAGCAGACGGTGGATGCGCTCATCACCATCGTGCGTGCGGGGGCCTGA
- a CDS encoding prephenate dehydrogenase, with translation MSDRRLTEHVHIIGAGLLGTSIGLALAEKGAEATLADVSPTAVRLAVDYGAGRPLKPGDEPGLIVVAVPPDVTAESVVRALGEHPDALVTDVASVKGSVLAELHELGADVSRYLGTHPMAGRERGGPISARADLFVGRPWVLAGHDAINYRRAGAIEDLILDVGGVPIEMTVDEHDRSVALISHVPQLVASAMAARLTDGSNKAIGLAGQGVRDLTRIASSDPGLWVQILSANAAPVASILSAMRDDLDAMLAALADPEALGARRAIADLIGAGNAGVARIPGKHGDDRRFAQLVVMIDDAPGQLARLLTEIGELGVNMEDLRLEHSPGAPIGFAEVSVVPEAEASLIEALQSRGWRIAGAS, from the coding sequence ATGAGCGACCGCCGCCTCACCGAGCACGTGCACATCATCGGCGCCGGGCTCCTCGGCACGAGTATCGGCCTCGCCCTCGCCGAGAAGGGTGCCGAGGCCACGCTCGCCGATGTCTCGCCGACTGCCGTGCGCCTCGCCGTCGACTACGGCGCGGGTCGCCCGCTGAAGCCCGGCGATGAACCCGGGCTGATCGTGGTCGCGGTACCACCGGACGTCACGGCGGAGTCGGTCGTGCGGGCGCTCGGAGAGCATCCGGATGCCCTCGTCACCGACGTCGCGAGCGTCAAAGGCAGCGTGCTCGCCGAGCTGCACGAACTCGGCGCCGACGTGAGCCGCTACCTCGGCACGCACCCCATGGCCGGGCGCGAGCGCGGCGGGCCCATCTCGGCGCGCGCCGATCTCTTCGTCGGACGCCCCTGGGTGCTCGCGGGCCACGACGCCATCAACTACCGCCGTGCTGGCGCGATCGAAGATCTGATTCTCGATGTCGGCGGCGTGCCGATCGAGATGACCGTCGACGAGCACGATCGCTCGGTCGCGCTCATCAGCCATGTTCCGCAGCTGGTCGCGAGCGCCATGGCGGCGCGGCTCACCGACGGCTCGAACAAGGCCATCGGTCTCGCCGGGCAGGGCGTGCGCGACCTCACCCGCATCGCGTCGAGCGACCCCGGGCTGTGGGTGCAGATTCTCAGTGCGAACGCCGCGCCGGTCGCGAGCATCCTGAGCGCGATGCGTGACGATCTCGATGCGATGCTCGCCGCCCTCGCCGACCCCGAAGCACTGGGCGCGCGTCGCGCCATCGCCGACCTCATCGGCGCGGGCAACGCGGGGGTTGCGCGCATTCCGGGTAAGCACGGCGACGACCGCCGGTTCGCGCAGCTCGTCGTCATGATTGACGACGCTCCGGGCCAGTTGGCGCGGCTGCTCACCGAGATCGGCGAGCTCGGCGTCAACATGGAAGACCTGCGGCTCGAGCACTCGCCGGGCGCGCCCATCGGCTTTGCCGAGGTGTCGGTCGTGCCCGAAGCTGAAGCCTCGCTCATCGAGGCACTGCAATCACGCGGCTGGCGCATCGCCGGCGCGAGCTAG
- a CDS encoding pseudouridine synthase, with protein sequence MRAGDSPTSERLQKVLAAAGVASRRVSEQLIAAGRVTVNGEVVSELGSRVEPESDLVAVDGVAIQLDPTKRYIMFNKPTGVVSSMADEGGKPDLSTVAAQFDERLFNVGRLDAETSGLLLLTNDGPLANVLSHPRYGVEKTYIAKVRGSVNQQTLRKLKEGIELDDGPINADAARLLGAPSQGHSMVELTLHSGRNRIVRRMLAEVGHPVVELVRRQFGPLHLGGLALGQTRELTDAERGALLTIARQHSEAPDTDGPAPTVRSAAPPRKPRA encoded by the coding sequence ATGCGCGCGGGCGACTCGCCGACGAGCGAGCGGCTGCAGAAGGTGCTCGCGGCAGCGGGCGTCGCGAGCCGGCGCGTCAGCGAGCAGTTGATCGCCGCCGGGCGCGTGACCGTCAACGGCGAAGTCGTCAGCGAGCTGGGCAGTCGCGTCGAGCCCGAAAGCGATCTCGTGGCCGTCGACGGCGTCGCGATTCAGCTCGACCCGACGAAGCGCTACATCATGTTCAACAAGCCGACCGGAGTCGTCAGCTCGATGGCCGACGAGGGCGGCAAGCCCGACCTCAGCACCGTCGCCGCGCAGTTCGACGAGCGCCTGTTCAACGTCGGCCGCCTCGACGCCGAGACGAGCGGACTGCTGCTGCTCACCAACGACGGCCCGCTCGCGAACGTGCTCTCGCACCCGCGCTACGGGGTCGAGAAGACCTACATCGCGAAGGTGCGCGGCTCGGTGAACCAGCAGACGCTGCGCAAGCTGAAAGAGGGCATCGAGCTCGACGACGGCCCCATCAACGCCGATGCGGCGCGGCTGCTCGGCGCGCCGAGCCAGGGCCACTCGATGGTCGAGCTGACCCTGCACTCGGGCCGCAACCGAATCGTGCGCCGCATGCTCGCCGAGGTGGGTCACCCGGTCGTCGAGCTCGTGCGCCGACAGTTCGGTCCGCTGCATCTGGGCGGCCTCGCGCTCGGCCAGACCCGTGAACTGACGGATGCCGAACGCGGCGCTCTGCTCACGATCGCCCGGCAGCACAGCGAAGCACCCGACACTGATGGGCCTGCGCCCACTGTCCGGTCTGCCGCCCCGCCCCGGAAGCCCCGCGCATGA
- the scpB gene encoding SMC-Scp complex subunit ScpB, whose protein sequence is MASSTPTEESAAVSAVTADREARGIPDHVEVTRALEAIFMVVDEPQSVVGLASAVGRPVKEVRAAIAELVADFDGENGGPQRGFELREVGGGWRIYVRSDLDEVVRDFVHTQNPSKLSQAALETLAVIAYKQPISRGAIASIRAVNVDSVVRTLLGRGLITEAFTDSETGAIHYETTDLLLVQLGINTLDELPKISPLLDDGSEGFDDVR, encoded by the coding sequence ATGGCCAGTAGCACGCCGACCGAAGAGTCGGCGGCCGTAAGCGCAGTGACTGCTGATAGAGAGGCGCGGGGCATCCCCGACCACGTCGAGGTGACGCGCGCGCTCGAAGCGATCTTCATGGTCGTTGACGAGCCCCAGAGTGTCGTCGGGCTCGCGAGCGCCGTCGGGCGTCCCGTCAAAGAGGTGCGGGCAGCGATCGCCGAGCTCGTCGCCGACTTCGACGGTGAGAACGGTGGACCCCAGCGCGGCTTCGAGCTGCGCGAGGTCGGCGGAGGCTGGCGAATCTACGTGCGCAGCGACCTCGACGAGGTGGTGCGCGACTTCGTGCACACGCAGAATCCGTCAAAGCTCTCGCAGGCGGCGCTCGAGACGCTCGCCGTCATCGCGTACAAGCAGCCGATCAGCAGGGGAGCGATCGCGTCGATTCGCGCCGTCAACGTCGACTCGGTCGTGCGCACGTTGCTCGGCCGCGGACTCATCACTGAAGCGTTCACCGACAGCGAGACCGGAGCGATCCACTACGAGACGACCGACCTGCTGCTCGTGCAGCTCGGCATCAACACGCTCGACGAGCTGCCGAAGATCTCGCCGCTGCTCGACGACGGCAGCGAAGGGTTCGACGATGTCCGGTAG
- a CDS encoding segregation and condensation protein A encodes MTSTLSPASVPSDVPTDAPAGFRVTLDDFDGPFDLLLSLITKRELDITEVSLSAVTDEFLSYLRALDTGDGYDSDGLDQASEFLVVAVTLLDLKIASLLPQGELVDAEDVALLEARDLLFARLLQYRAFKEVSAWFASGIEAEGRRHVRSVRLEDQFRETTPELKWTLSLDDFAALALLALTPREIPTVGLDHLHAPLVSIREQAAHVVALLRQGEPLTFRQLIAGAEIKGVIVARFLALLELYRNAAVGFEQLEPLGELTVRWTAENWNDENLVNLGADYGQ; translated from the coding sequence GTGACGTCGACGCTGTCGCCCGCGAGCGTGCCGAGCGACGTGCCGACGGATGCTCCCGCAGGGTTCCGCGTCACCCTCGACGACTTCGACGGCCCGTTCGACCTGCTGCTCAGCCTCATCACCAAGCGTGAGCTCGACATCACCGAAGTGAGCTTGAGCGCCGTCACCGACGAGTTCCTCTCCTACCTGCGCGCTCTCGACACGGGTGACGGGTACGACAGCGACGGCCTCGATCAGGCGAGTGAGTTTCTCGTCGTCGCTGTGACGCTGCTCGATCTCAAGATCGCGAGTCTGCTGCCGCAGGGCGAGCTCGTCGATGCCGAAGACGTCGCACTGCTCGAAGCGCGCGACCTACTGTTCGCTCGACTGCTGCAGTACCGGGCGTTCAAAGAGGTCTCGGCCTGGTTCGCGAGCGGCATTGAGGCCGAGGGGCGGCGGCACGTGCGCTCGGTGCGGCTCGAAGATCAGTTCCGCGAGACGACACCTGAACTGAAGTGGACGCTGAGCCTCGACGACTTCGCGGCTCTGGCGCTGCTCGCTCTCACGCCGCGCGAGATTCCGACAGTCGGCCTCGATCACTTGCACGCTCCGCTCGTCTCGATCCGCGAACAGGCCGCGCACGTCGTCGCCCTGCTGCGGCAGGGCGAACCGCTCACCTTTCGCCAGCTCATCGCCGGAGCCGAGATCAAGGGCGTCATCGTCGCGCGCTTTCTCGCGCTGCTCGAGCTGTATCGCAACGCGGCCGTGGGCTTCGAGCAGCTCGAGCCGCTCGGCGAGCTCACCGTGCGCTGGACCGCCGAGAATTGGAACGACGAGAACCTCGTGAACCTGGGAGCCGACTATGGCCAGTAG
- a CDS encoding ParA family protein, translating into MAGDRGDGAELAGFDALMPGPTGRPLRDFPEPAPLKGHGPARIIALCNQKGGVGKTTTTISLGAALAEYGRKVLVIDFDPQGALSAGLGMPSHDVITIYDLLLGREKDARRAVQQTATKNLHLIPANIDLSAAEVHLVNEVAREQILARVLAPVVPDYDVILIDCQPSLGLLTVNALTAAHGVLIPLECEYFALRGVALLVETIDKVRDRLNPAIQLDGILATMYDARTLHSREVLERVVETFGEQVLETVIGRTVKFPDATVAGAPITTFAPDHPAAAAYRQLARELIARGQVA; encoded by the coding sequence ATGGCAGGCGATCGGGGTGACGGAGCAGAGCTCGCGGGTTTCGACGCGCTCATGCCCGGCCCGACCGGTCGCCCCTTGCGCGACTTTCCCGAACCGGCCCCGCTGAAAGGCCACGGCCCGGCCCGCATCATCGCCCTGTGCAACCAGAAGGGCGGCGTCGGCAAGACGACGACCACCATCAGTCTGGGTGCGGCGCTCGCCGAGTACGGCCGCAAGGTGCTGGTCATCGACTTCGACCCGCAGGGCGCGCTGTCGGCGGGTCTCGGCATGCCGAGCCACGACGTCATCACGATCTACGATCTGCTGCTCGGCCGCGAGAAAGATGCGCGCCGCGCGGTGCAGCAGACGGCGACGAAGAACCTGCACCTCATTCCCGCCAACATCGACCTGAGCGCGGCTGAGGTGCACCTCGTCAACGAGGTCGCGCGTGAGCAGATTCTGGCCCGCGTGCTTGCGCCGGTCGTGCCCGACTACGACGTCATTCTCATTGACTGCCAGCCGAGCCTCGGCCTGCTCACGGTCAACGCGCTCACGGCGGCGCACGGCGTGCTCATTCCGCTCGAGTGCGAGTACTTCGCCCTGCGCGGAGTCGCCCTGCTCGTCGAGACGATCGACAAGGTGCGCGACCGCCTGAACCCGGCCATTCAGCTCGACGGCATTCTCGCCACGATGTACGACGCGCGCACGCTGCACTCGCGCGAGGTGCTCGAGCGCGTCGTCGAGACCTTTGGCGAGCAGGTGCTCGAGACGGTCATCGGCCGCACCGTGAAGTTTCCCGACGCGACGGTCGCGGGCGCACCCATCACGACGTTTGCGCCCGACCACCCCGCGGCCGCCGCCTATCGCCAGCTCGCCCGAGAACTGATCGCCCGTGGCCAGGTCGCCTGA